The Osmerus eperlanus chromosome 7, fOsmEpe2.1, whole genome shotgun sequence genome includes a region encoding these proteins:
- the si:dkey-122a22.2 gene encoding uncharacterized protein si:dkey-122a22.2, protein MRRRTDGHEASGEAAKPVKTPNPAAAGQPRSRSEDAGTTSTCWSTLLTVGKCLLLVIFIPPFLNYASLQREGQLLMPKEGQLVDVGLGQTMHMMCKGQGQPVVLLDAPTGMSSDVWHYIQESIAPLTKVCTYDRVGLGFSRRFLQNETMGTEKVWGVSTSGRMVDDLHRLIKTTDTATPLIMVGSELGALNARFYSHIHDAQVSDLVLIDPIPEDIFEEDQWNQHWYSHTVPSLQAMQLSAATGLSRLLIILGLLRPLITGDNISEDLLQRQKYLLSNPAHQSSAVDEHYFLNESASQVRDISKFKPLSSRTSVSVITGDSFDEKIPAHLNQMVAKLQKDFLDRYYPTANHFHAQGGDRRMLYKNPSVISKYLWQLVAQRQARRKSQ, encoded by the exons ATGCGCCGAAGGACTGACGGCCACGAAGCCAGCGGAGAGGCAGCAAAACCAGTAAAG ACTCCAAATCCGGCGGCAGCAGGGCAGCCCAGGTCTAGGTCCGAAGATGCAGGTACAACTAGTACCTGCTGGTCCACATTGTTGACGGTGGGTAAATGTCTGCTCCTCGTCATCTTCATCCCTCCGTTCCTGAACTATGCTTCCCTGCAGAGAGAGGGCCAACTGCTGATGCCCAAAG aAGGTCAGTTGGTAGACGTTGGCTTGGGCCAGACCATGCATATGATGTGCAAAGGACAAGGACAACCAGTGG TCTTGCTGGATGCCCCAACTGGTATGTCCTCTGATGTGTGGCACTACATACAGGAAAGCATAGCACCACTCACCAAG GTGTGCACCTATGACCGTGTGGGCCTGGGCTTCAGCAGGAGGTTCCTCCAGAACGAAACCATGGGAACGGAGAAGGTGTGGGGCGTGTCCACCTCAGGACG gaTGGTGGATGACCTCCACCGCCTCATCAAGACCACCGACACAGCCACGCCCCTCATCATGGTGGGCTCCGAACTGGGAGCGCTCAACGCCAGGTTCTACAGTCACATCCACGACGC GCAAGTGTCTGACCTGGTCCTAATTGATCCCATCCCAGAGGACATCTTTGAGGAGGACCAGTGGAATCAGCACTG gtacaGCCACACAGTGCCATCCCTCCAGGCCATGCAGCTGTCTGCGGCCACCGGGCTCAGTCGCCTGCTCATCATCCTGGGGCTGCTGCGGCCTCTCATCACCGGAGACAACATCTCCGAAGACCTGCTCCAGAGACAG AAATACCTGCTCAGTAACCCCGCCCATCAGAGCAGTGCTGTGGACGAGCACTACTTCCTGAATGAAAGTGCCTCTCAAGTCAG ggaCATTTCCAAGTTCAAACCCCTCTCCAGTAGAACATCTGTCAGTGTGATCACTGGAGACTCGTTTGATGAGAAGATTCCAGCTCACCTAAACCAG ATGGTAGCCAAGCTTCAGAAGGACTTCCTGGATCGGTACTACCCCACAGCCAATCACTTCCATGCCCAAGGAGGGGACCGACGAATGCTCTACAAGAATCCGTCTGTCATAAGTAAATACCTCTGGCAACTTGTTGCTCAGCGACAGGCCAGACGAAAAAGCCAGTGA